The following proteins come from a genomic window of Fibrobacter sp.:
- a CDS encoding 8-amino-7-oxononanoate synthase produces the protein MSAIDDFTLEALEAAKSGHTYRTMRLMDSPEASHVKIADGSKCSTDSSDEPPSDKTQREVFLLASNSYLDLCNEPSLKQAAAEAVLQWGTGSGGARLTTGNKTPHENLERAIAEFKGTEAAITFGTGYMANVGVISALCSKLVFKAGTTNAAGKIREVDAHSECIIFSDELNHASIIDGIRLSRAKCVVYKHNDMAGLQQAIANVRAEQTKKCDTTKAGEQQTTLRFFIVTDAVFSMDGDVANLPELLKISRENNCLLMIDEAHATGVIGKTGRGLAEFYNDCGVPCEHADVTVGTLSKAVGTEGGFVAGSQQLIDFIRNKARSFIFTTAMSPAMAQAAANNLQFIKDHPERVLKLQENVTTFCEALSANGIQFIDSRINGNVPSAIVPIIIGDEAKALKVSADLLEKGIMVPAIRYPTVAKGKARLRASIMATHSKEELQMAANAISEILKC, from the coding sequence ATGTCTGCAATTGATGATTTTACTCTTGAAGCGTTAGAGGCGGCGAAGAGCGGCCACACGTACCGCACCATGCGACTGATGGATTCGCCGGAGGCTAGCCATGTGAAAATCGCTGACGGTTCTAAGTGCTCCACGGATTCTAGCGACGAGCCGCCAAGCGATAAAACGCAGCGCGAGGTTTTTCTTCTTGCTTCGAATTCCTATCTGGACTTATGCAACGAGCCATCTCTTAAGCAGGCTGCAGCAGAAGCTGTTTTGCAGTGGGGCACAGGTAGCGGCGGCGCCCGCCTTACCACCGGGAACAAGACTCCCCACGAAAACCTGGAAAGAGCCATCGCTGAATTTAAAGGCACCGAAGCCGCCATCACTTTCGGCACGGGCTATATGGCGAACGTAGGCGTTATTTCCGCCTTGTGCAGCAAGCTGGTCTTTAAGGCCGGCACCACGAATGCCGCGGGCAAGATTCGCGAAGTAGACGCGCATAGCGAATGCATCATCTTTAGCGACGAACTGAATCATGCCAGCATCATCGACGGCATCCGTCTCTCCCGAGCCAAATGCGTTGTCTATAAGCATAACGACATGGCAGGCCTGCAGCAAGCCATCGCGAACGTTCGTGCAGAACAGACCAAAAAATGCGACACGACGAAAGCCGGCGAACAGCAAACGACGTTACGTTTTTTCATTGTCACAGACGCTGTATTCAGCATGGACGGTGACGTAGCCAACCTGCCGGAACTTCTGAAAATTTCTCGTGAAAACAATTGTCTGCTGATGATTGATGAAGCACACGCCACTGGCGTTATCGGAAAGACCGGACGAGGATTGGCTGAATTCTATAACGACTGTGGCGTACCTTGCGAACATGCAGATGTAACTGTCGGCACTTTGAGCAAGGCCGTGGGGACTGAGGGGGGCTTCGTCGCAGGCTCCCAACAGCTGATTGACTTTATACGGAACAAGGCCCGCAGCTTTATCTTTACCACAGCCATGTCTCCGGCCATGGCCCAAGCCGCGGCAAACAACCTGCAGTTCATTAAAGATCATCCAGAAAGAGTTTTGAAACTGCAAGAAAATGTGACCACGTTCTGCGAAGCTCTTAGTGCAAACGGAATCCAGTTCATCGATTCAAGAATCAACGGAAACGTTCCAAGCGCCATTGTGCCCATCATAATTGGAGACGAGGCAAAGGCTCTCAAGGTTTCTGCAGACCTGCTTGAAAAAGGAATTATGGTTCCCGCCATCCGCTACCCCACCGTAGCTAAGGGAAAGGCAAGGCTCAGGGCAAGCATCATGGCTACACACTCCAAGGAAGAATTGCAAATGGCCGCAAATGCAATTTCTGAGATTTTAAAATGCTAG
- a CDS encoding 6-carboxyhexanoate--CoA ligase, with amino-acid sequence MEFFSLKMRASAQDQHISGAERIVKADGVEAVCQAMVRRAMGHSKGEPDFINIKIERVDESDIKFLDALKVTRVDVDSSKVGLDKAFELIGPLFSNGAAVDASELRQRLQALMQETYGMRGAMLYDIATGARVEPDHERGVRATYMDAENSSTVISNKNHFNEAIVLATKVANAPGMVAEICISDDPDYVTGYVASREMGYVRIMKMKEPGDPNGGRIFLFDSRKASADECIDFLQKQKVLVRC; translated from the coding sequence ATGGAATTTTTCAGTCTAAAGATGCGTGCTTCGGCCCAGGATCAGCATATTTCCGGGGCAGAGCGTATTGTCAAGGCAGATGGCGTAGAGGCCGTGTGCCAGGCAATGGTGCGCAGGGCCATGGGGCATTCCAAGGGCGAGCCTGATTTCATCAATATAAAGATAGAGCGCGTCGACGAAAGCGACATCAAGTTCCTGGACGCCCTGAAGGTGACCCGCGTGGATGTTGATTCCAGCAAGGTTGGGCTGGACAAGGCTTTCGAGCTGATTGGCCCGTTGTTCAGCAATGGCGCAGCCGTTGACGCGTCTGAACTTCGTCAGCGTTTACAGGCCCTGATGCAGGAGACTTACGGCATGCGCGGCGCAATGCTTTACGACATCGCTACAGGAGCCCGTGTTGAACCGGACCACGAGCGCGGTGTTCGCGCCACCTACATGGACGCAGAGAATTCCAGCACGGTTATCAGCAACAAGAATCATTTTAACGAAGCCATCGTGCTTGCCACCAAGGTTGCCAACGCACCGGGCATGGTTGCAGAGATTTGCATCAGCGACGATCCCGACTATGTTACAGGCTATGTGGCAAGCAGGGAGATGGGCTACGTTCGTATTATGAAGATGAAGGAGCCCGGCGACCCTAACGGCGGGCGTATCTTCCTGTTCGATTCCCGCAAGGCTTCCGCCGATGAATGCATCGACTTTCTGCAGAAGCAGAAAGTTCTGGTTCGCTGCTAG